In a genomic window of Myxococcales bacterium:
- a CDS encoding phage tail assembly protein, whose amino-acid sequence MAMQTEFKFRLPRGFVDEDGNVQRDGVMRLATARDEIVPLQDYRVQSNRAYLVIVLLSRVVTKLGSLDRINVDTIENLFSTDLAYLQEFYRKINEEQGTPKHHVTCAKCAHEFDIDMATGALITEGSEGRPPG is encoded by the coding sequence ATGGCCATGCAGACCGAGTTCAAGTTCCGCCTGCCGCGCGGCTTCGTCGACGAGGACGGCAACGTGCAGCGCGACGGCGTCATGCGCCTCGCGACCGCGCGCGACGAGATCGTCCCGCTGCAGGACTACCGCGTCCAGTCCAACCGCGCCTACCTGGTGATCGTGCTGCTGTCGCGCGTCGTCACCAAGCTGGGCTCCCTCGATCGCATCAACGTCGACACGATCGAGAACCTGTTCTCGACGGACCTCGCGTACCTGCAGGAGTTCTACCGCAAGATCAACGAGGAGCAGGGGACGCCGAAGCACCACGTGACCTGCGCGAAGTGCGCCCACGAGTTCGACATCGACATGGCGACCGGCGCGCTGATCACCGAGGGAAGCGAGGGCCGGCCCCCGGGGT
- a CDS encoding phage tail sheath family protein, giving the protein MATSYLSPGVYVEEVDRGSKPIEAVGTNTVGFLGESSKGPVNEAVLITNWSQFVKTFGDFKECSQSFVHGVYGFFNNGGSRCFVVNVGAPADAAPSKTAAKDDKDAKTAAPAATGGGGRDGLFIGKDGGPGARTGLKCFEEIDEIAIVAVPGQTSPAIQDAVLSHCETRKDRFAILDSPETISGGVDKLPKPRDSKYGAYYFPWIQVYDPEQGNVFVPPSGHIAGVYSRVDSERGVHKAPANEIVRGALGLKYNVSKGEQDLLNPKGINAIRFMNGAIRIWGARTLSTDPSWRYINVRRLFIMVESSIERATQWVVFEPNDHRLWKRVQRTISSFLTLMWRTGALMGTAPEQAFYVKCDAETNPPEVIDAGQLVCEIGLAPVKPAEFVIFRIGQMAAGGGVEE; this is encoded by the coding sequence ATGGCGACCAGCTATCTCTCTCCAGGCGTGTACGTCGAAGAAGTCGATCGCGGCTCCAAGCCGATCGAGGCCGTGGGCACCAACACCGTCGGCTTCCTCGGCGAGTCGTCCAAGGGCCCGGTCAACGAGGCCGTGCTCATCACCAACTGGTCGCAGTTCGTGAAGACCTTCGGTGACTTCAAGGAGTGCTCGCAGTCGTTCGTCCACGGCGTCTACGGCTTCTTCAACAACGGCGGCTCGCGCTGCTTCGTGGTGAACGTCGGCGCGCCCGCCGACGCCGCCCCGTCCAAGACGGCGGCCAAGGACGACAAGGACGCCAAGACCGCGGCGCCCGCGGCGACCGGCGGCGGGGGCCGTGACGGCCTGTTCATCGGCAAGGACGGCGGCCCCGGCGCCCGCACCGGCCTGAAGTGCTTCGAGGAGATCGACGAGATCGCCATCGTCGCGGTGCCCGGCCAGACCTCGCCGGCGATCCAGGACGCGGTCCTGTCGCACTGCGAGACCCGCAAGGATCGCTTCGCGATCCTCGACTCGCCCGAGACCATCTCGGGCGGCGTCGACAAGCTGCCCAAGCCCCGCGACTCGAAGTACGGCGCCTACTACTTCCCCTGGATCCAGGTCTACGACCCGGAGCAGGGCAACGTGTTCGTGCCCCCGTCGGGCCACATCGCCGGCGTCTACTCGCGCGTCGACTCGGAGCGCGGCGTCCACAAGGCCCCGGCCAACGAGATCGTCCGCGGCGCCCTCGGCCTGAAGTACAACGTGTCCAAGGGCGAGCAGGACCTGCTCAACCCCAAGGGCATCAACGCGATCCGCTTCATGAACGGCGCGATCCGCATCTGGGGCGCCCGCACGCTGTCGACCGACCCGAGCTGGCGCTACATCAACGTCCGCCGCCTGTTCATCATGGTCGAGTCGTCGATCGAGCGCGCCACCCAGTGGGTGGTGTTCGAGCCCAACGACCACCGCCTGTGGAAGCGGGTCCAGCGGACCATCTCGTCGTTCCTGACCCTGATGTGGCGCACCGGCGCGCTCATGGGCACGGCCCCGGAGCAGGCGTTCTACGTCAAGTGCGACGCCGAGACCAACCCGCCCGAGGTCATCGACGCCGGCCAGCTGGTCTGCGAGATCGGCCTCGCCCCGGTCAAGCCCGCGGAATTCGTCATCTTCCGCATCGGCCAGATGGCCGCGGGCGGCGGCGTCGAGGAGTGA